The following coding sequences lie in one Thalassoglobus polymorphus genomic window:
- a CDS encoding PSD1 and planctomycete cytochrome C domain-containing protein, whose amino-acid sequence MSSFPGCGFRLIQLLSVAVLCNLSALHAEESYEHEIKPLLKTKCWACHGALKQESGLRLDSGALILEGGESGKAVVPGDSEASLLIERISSHHEFERMPPEGEPLTQKQIGLIRTWIDDGAAFPDAEVEQGDPKDHWSFQPLKLPAEASPLAKELAASPNPIDVFINRKLESAGLSFSPQADPRTLIRRLYFDMHGLPPTWEQVDEFIKEPSAKHFDQHIDAVLKSPRYGERWGQHWLDIVRYADTHGFEVNTPRANAWPYRDYVVDAFNQDKPYDQFVREQLAGEAYGEDAATGFLVAAAVLLPGQIGKDEPSKRLARQDSLDEMVVGTSATFLGLTLGCARCHDHKFDPLTAADYYSMQAFFAGVEYGDREIHDEEYRRNMAEAEKLEPNIADLKNQIMKFEPLAMGAKVVLIDDEDLERVTLLQKKNGHGKNPPGAKRGYKDDPGTAGRMPNLSRGRYTWWDNRPGEDVFTYNMQVAGEYEIWISWGVHGSGVHTRDARYVLDLDGDLETVEDQTEIAIVDQYYFEGQVEGESEKKPLWSGLRNVGRYRINESSKLILRGGETGTGITADAIVLQEANGPAGLTNRFPHLRQPVNFEQNLERFSPVKATAVRFTISATTNNNRYEPCIDELEVFTTDPESPNVALASLGVTATSSGNLSNSGRHQLKHINDGKLGNDKSWISNEKGAGWVQLNFPESIEIDRILWGRDRTGKLKDRLPVQYKIEVRNGSGDWKTVASSADRLPFGTTFDEATTRLRIAPEEKGNELRGYANELKKLEQRYRTLTTPKKVYAGVFRKPDETHLLLRGDPEQPQEKIDPATPAIFSKNEERSLSSDSPDSQRRYELAQWMASAENPLTARVMVNRLWQYHFGTGLVSTPSDFGLNGSPPSHPELLDWLAQEFVTHNWSIKHIHRLILTSRTWQQSNQMVPHAQSVDADCRLLWRYPSRRLEAEAIRDGLLQATGNLNLKMGGPGFDFFKTRGGLNGFPPVLEFKDEGLRRMIYAHKIRMERVPVFGAFDCPDAGQPTPQRSRSTTAIQALNLMNSPFIADQSESLAMKLNELPSIELQVRTAYEKTLQREPSSKELSAVIPVVEQHGLSTLLRVLFNSNEFVTLP is encoded by the coding sequence ATGTCTTCCTTCCCAGGCTGTGGTTTCAGGTTGATTCAGTTGTTGTCAGTTGCCGTTCTGTGCAATCTGTCGGCTCTGCATGCGGAGGAAAGTTATGAGCATGAGATCAAACCGTTACTGAAAACGAAATGCTGGGCGTGTCACGGGGCACTGAAGCAGGAATCGGGGTTGCGGCTCGATTCGGGAGCTCTCATTCTAGAAGGTGGAGAGAGTGGGAAAGCCGTTGTCCCCGGTGATTCAGAAGCCAGTTTGTTGATTGAACGGATTTCCTCGCACCATGAATTCGAACGAATGCCCCCTGAAGGTGAACCACTTACTCAGAAGCAGATTGGCCTCATTCGGACTTGGATCGACGATGGAGCAGCCTTCCCTGATGCTGAGGTTGAACAGGGTGATCCGAAAGATCATTGGTCGTTTCAGCCTCTGAAGCTTCCCGCAGAAGCTTCTCCTCTCGCAAAGGAACTCGCTGCCAGTCCGAATCCGATTGATGTTTTCATTAACCGTAAGTTGGAATCGGCGGGGCTCAGTTTTTCTCCTCAAGCCGATCCCCGCACACTGATACGGCGTCTCTATTTCGACATGCATGGTTTGCCGCCAACGTGGGAACAAGTTGATGAGTTCATAAAAGAGCCATCAGCGAAGCACTTCGATCAGCACATCGATGCTGTTCTGAAGAGTCCACGATACGGCGAGCGTTGGGGGCAGCATTGGTTGGATATTGTTCGCTATGCGGATACGCATGGGTTCGAAGTCAACACTCCGCGAGCGAATGCCTGGCCCTATCGAGATTATGTGGTTGATGCTTTCAATCAAGACAAACCATACGATCAGTTTGTACGAGAACAACTCGCAGGCGAGGCATATGGCGAAGATGCAGCGACAGGGTTCCTGGTCGCTGCTGCTGTGTTGTTGCCCGGCCAAATTGGGAAAGATGAACCGTCGAAGCGGTTAGCACGTCAGGATTCTCTCGATGAAATGGTCGTCGGGACAAGTGCAACGTTTCTAGGCCTCACCTTGGGGTGTGCTCGGTGTCACGATCATAAGTTCGATCCACTTACAGCTGCTGATTACTATTCGATGCAGGCGTTTTTTGCGGGTGTCGAATACGGCGATCGGGAAATTCATGACGAAGAGTACAGGCGAAATATGGCAGAGGCTGAAAAGCTCGAACCGAATATCGCTGACCTGAAAAATCAGATCATGAAGTTTGAGCCTCTTGCTATGGGGGCGAAGGTTGTCCTGATCGATGATGAAGATTTGGAACGCGTGACGCTTTTGCAGAAAAAGAACGGGCATGGGAAAAACCCGCCTGGGGCAAAACGTGGGTACAAAGATGACCCCGGGACTGCAGGCCGGATGCCCAACCTGAGTCGTGGGCGATACACATGGTGGGACAATCGTCCCGGTGAAGATGTCTTCACGTATAACATGCAAGTTGCAGGTGAGTACGAAATCTGGATTTCGTGGGGAGTCCATGGAAGCGGAGTGCACACGCGTGATGCACGTTACGTACTGGACTTGGATGGAGATCTTGAAACGGTTGAGGATCAGACAGAAATTGCCATTGTTGATCAGTACTATTTCGAGGGGCAGGTTGAAGGTGAGTCAGAGAAGAAGCCGCTCTGGAGTGGGCTTCGAAATGTCGGACGTTATCGAATCAACGAAAGCAGCAAGCTGATCCTTCGTGGTGGTGAAACAGGGACAGGCATCACTGCAGATGCGATCGTCCTGCAAGAAGCAAACGGTCCCGCTGGACTCACCAATCGATTCCCACATCTTCGTCAACCAGTCAACTTTGAGCAGAACCTGGAACGTTTCTCTCCAGTGAAAGCGACTGCTGTTCGATTTACGATCTCAGCAACAACCAACAACAATCGTTACGAACCGTGCATCGATGAGTTAGAGGTTTTCACCACTGACCCGGAAAGCCCGAACGTCGCTTTGGCATCGTTGGGGGTGACGGCAACGTCGTCTGGCAATTTATCCAACAGCGGACGACATCAGCTGAAACATATCAATGATGGAAAACTGGGGAATGACAAAAGCTGGATTTCGAATGAAAAAGGGGCCGGCTGGGTTCAACTTAATTTCCCGGAGTCCATTGAGATAGATCGTATTCTTTGGGGGCGAGATCGCACGGGAAAACTGAAAGATCGACTGCCCGTTCAGTACAAAATCGAAGTCCGCAATGGAAGTGGGGACTGGAAAACAGTTGCTTCGTCAGCGGATCGACTTCCGTTTGGAACAACATTCGATGAAGCGACAACTCGCTTAAGGATCGCACCGGAAGAGAAGGGGAATGAGTTACGTGGTTACGCGAATGAGCTGAAGAAGTTGGAACAACGGTATCGGACGCTCACCACGCCGAAGAAAGTCTATGCTGGAGTTTTCCGGAAGCCGGATGAAACACATCTTTTACTGCGAGGAGATCCGGAGCAACCGCAAGAGAAGATCGATCCTGCCACACCTGCAATCTTCAGCAAGAACGAGGAGCGCTCACTTTCCAGCGATTCACCTGATTCTCAACGACGTTATGAATTAGCGCAGTGGATGGCAAGTGCTGAGAATCCATTGACGGCTCGTGTTATGGTCAATCGTCTCTGGCAATACCATTTTGGGACGGGGCTTGTTTCCACACCCAGCGATTTCGGTCTCAACGGTTCACCACCTTCGCATCCTGAACTCCTCGACTGGCTGGCGCAGGAGTTTGTGACGCATAACTGGTCGATCAAACATATCCATCGACTGATTCTGACTTCGAGAACCTGGCAACAATCCAATCAGATGGTTCCTCATGCCCAAAGCGTCGATGCTGATTGCCGATTGCTCTGGCGTTATCCTTCACGCCGACTTGAGGCAGAAGCGATTCGCGACGGGCTGTTGCAAGCGACAGGAAATTTGAATCTCAAGATGGGCGGCCCCGGATTTGATTTCTTTAAAACCCGCGGAGGACTGAACGGTTTCCCACCTGTGTTAGAATTCAAGGATGAGGGACTTCGGCGAATGATTTATGCTCACAAGATTCGGATGGAGCGAGTTCCGGTCTTCGGGGCTTTTGATTGTCCCGATGCAGGTCAGCCGACCCCTCAAAGAAGTCGATCAACAACGGCCATTCAGGCACTGAACTTGATGAACAGCCCCTTCATTGCTGATCAGTCAGAATCACTGGCAATGAAACTGAATGAGCTGCCATCGATTGAATTGCAGGTACGAACCGCCTATGAGAAAACGCTTCAACGAGAACCGAGTTCCAAGGAGCTCTCAGCCGTGATACCCGTTGTCGAACAACACGGGCTTTCAACATTGCTGCGAGTCTTATTCAATAGTAATGAATTCGTCACGCTGCCGTAG
- a CDS encoding DUF1501 domain-containing protein yields the protein MNTLNSLSTAGRQLLSRRGFLSQTGTSLGSIALASLLQQDRLLAGPAPRIDPARPHAPRQPHFDAKAKNVVVIFCAGGCSQLETFDYKPELTKRDGTPLKGGPAVTFQGPAGNLARPQYDFKPYGETGKMVSDMVPHMGELVDDISFIHTLTSKSNTHGPAENFLSTGFVLDGFPSIGAWVTYGLGSESQDLPAFVAIPDPRGVPQASVNNWGPGFLPAVFQGTPFSASNPIQNLQAPKSFAGAKDLAARDLLKFINEDHLERHPGDGNLAARIASYELAARMQLSVPKISDLTSETPETLKAYGADSPNEIKAGYAKNCILARRLLENGVRFVQLFNGAYASAGRLNWDGHSKLKEQYDVHGEIMDQPSAALFKDLKQRGLLEETLVVWCTEFGRMPMFQKGAKGRDHNPLGFTAWLGGAGIKPGVSYGETDELGFKAVENVSSVHDLNATILHLLGMDHEQLTFQHNGLDRRLTDVHGHVIDEILT from the coding sequence ATGAACACCCTGAATTCGCTGAGCACTGCCGGACGGCAGTTGTTGTCACGCCGTGGTTTTTTAAGCCAGACGGGGACATCGCTGGGATCGATTGCGCTGGCGAGTTTGCTGCAACAGGATCGCTTGCTGGCAGGGCCTGCACCACGAATTGACCCAGCGAGACCACACGCACCGCGTCAGCCACATTTCGATGCGAAAGCCAAGAATGTTGTCGTCATTTTTTGTGCAGGAGGTTGCAGCCAACTCGAAACGTTCGACTACAAGCCTGAGTTGACCAAGCGAGACGGCACGCCACTCAAAGGGGGACCAGCTGTCACTTTTCAGGGGCCTGCAGGCAACCTGGCTCGTCCGCAGTACGATTTCAAACCATACGGTGAGACCGGGAAAATGGTCTCCGATATGGTTCCACACATGGGGGAGTTGGTCGACGATATTTCCTTCATTCATACACTGACCAGCAAATCAAATACACATGGTCCCGCTGAGAATTTTCTCTCGACGGGATTTGTCCTCGACGGATTTCCAAGCATCGGTGCCTGGGTGACCTACGGGCTCGGTTCGGAGAGTCAAGATTTGCCTGCGTTTGTTGCGATTCCTGATCCACGAGGAGTCCCGCAAGCAAGCGTCAACAACTGGGGGCCAGGGTTTCTACCTGCGGTCTTTCAGGGGACTCCATTTAGTGCTTCGAATCCAATTCAGAATTTGCAAGCCCCCAAATCATTTGCCGGAGCTAAAGATCTCGCTGCTCGTGATCTGTTGAAGTTCATCAATGAAGACCATCTTGAACGACACCCCGGCGATGGGAATCTCGCTGCCCGAATTGCTAGCTATGAACTGGCAGCCCGGATGCAATTGTCTGTCCCGAAGATCAGCGACCTCACTTCTGAAACGCCAGAAACTCTCAAAGCTTACGGGGCGGACTCGCCGAATGAAATCAAAGCGGGTTATGCGAAGAATTGCATTCTTGCGAGGCGCCTGCTTGAGAACGGCGTTCGTTTTGTTCAGCTCTTTAACGGTGCGTATGCGAGTGCCGGGCGATTGAATTGGGATGGCCATTCAAAGCTGAAAGAACAGTACGATGTTCATGGCGAGATTATGGACCAACCCTCAGCGGCGCTATTCAAAGATCTCAAACAACGTGGGTTGCTCGAGGAGACACTTGTTGTCTGGTGTACCGAATTTGGCAGAATGCCGATGTTCCAGAAGGGGGCCAAGGGGCGCGATCACAATCCGCTAGGATTCACAGCCTGGCTTGGCGGCGCGGGGATCAAACCGGGGGTCAGCTACGGAGAGACCGACGAACTCGGATTCAAAGCTGTCGAAAATGTTTCGTCCGTCCATGACTTGAATGCAACGATTCTACATCTTCTGGGGATGGATCATGAGCAACTGACGTTTCAACATAACGGATTGGACCGCCGGTTGACCGATGTTCATGGTCACGTCATTGACGAAATTCTCACCTGA
- a CDS encoding DUF2199 domain-containing protein, translating into MSDSQGFQCNVCNEFHPELPLAMGPQAPAEYFQIPSEEIEERVALSPDLCVIDQEKFFVCGNLEVPIQGSDKVFSWDLWVSLPRQDFAHILDSWEDENRQNEPPLAGALANTLPTYPETQNLKAFIHSRSVGLKPLIVLAPTDHPLSREQREGTTMQQVQSIAEQVLHPANDE; encoded by the coding sequence TTGTCAGACTCGCAAGGCTTCCAATGCAATGTGTGCAACGAATTTCACCCTGAGCTTCCACTTGCCATGGGGCCACAAGCACCCGCTGAATACTTTCAAATTCCGTCAGAAGAGATCGAGGAGCGGGTTGCCCTCTCCCCGGATCTTTGCGTGATCGATCAGGAGAAGTTTTTTGTTTGCGGCAATTTGGAGGTTCCAATTCAAGGTTCCGACAAAGTCTTCTCCTGGGACCTTTGGGTTTCCTTACCTAGGCAAGACTTCGCGCACATTCTCGACTCATGGGAAGATGAAAATCGACAAAACGAACCACCCTTAGCCGGAGCACTTGCCAACACGCTACCGACCTATCCCGAAACTCAGAACCTCAAAGCCTTCATTCATTCTCGCTCTGTCGGTCTGAAACCGCTCATCGTCCTTGCCCCGACGGATCACCCACTGTCTCGTGAACAGCGAGAAGGAACGACAATGCAACAGGTTCAGTCCATCGCTGAGCAAGTGCTGCATCCCGCAAACGACGAATGA
- the ilvE gene encoding branched-chain-amino-acid transaminase: MSEKTSQKIFLNDRLVDKDQAVVSVYDHGLLYGDGIFEGIRIYSSRVFRNQDHIDRLYEGALAIRLEIPLSPEEMTAAVEKTVAANNIVDGYVRLIVTRGAGSLGLDIRRTSNPQVIIIADTISLYPEELYETGMKIITASTIRNHPSALSPRVKSLNYLNNILAKIEGTDAGTLEALMMNHKGEVAECTGDNIFIVKNGVLKTPPRDAGILEGITRKVVIELATEAGIDVREEAMVRHDIYTADECFLTGSAAEVIPVVDLDGRKIGTGTPGEITKKLRKRFQEYVREA; the protein is encoded by the coding sequence ATGTCTGAGAAGACTTCACAGAAAATTTTCCTGAATGATCGACTGGTGGACAAAGACCAGGCAGTCGTAAGCGTTTACGATCATGGATTGCTTTACGGAGACGGAATTTTCGAAGGAATTCGCATCTATTCATCCAGAGTTTTTCGAAACCAGGACCATATCGACCGACTCTACGAAGGAGCTCTCGCAATCCGGTTAGAGATTCCACTCTCTCCCGAGGAAATGACAGCCGCCGTTGAAAAAACTGTGGCTGCCAACAACATTGTCGATGGATATGTCCGCCTCATCGTGACTCGAGGTGCTGGATCGCTGGGCCTTGATATTCGTCGCACCAGCAACCCTCAAGTGATTATCATTGCCGATACGATCAGCTTGTACCCCGAAGAGCTGTACGAAACAGGCATGAAAATCATCACCGCGAGTACCATTCGCAATCATCCAAGTGCGCTCAGCCCGCGTGTAAAATCGTTGAACTATCTCAACAACATCCTCGCAAAAATCGAGGGAACCGACGCCGGGACGCTTGAAGCTCTGATGATGAACCACAAAGGCGAAGTCGCTGAGTGTACGGGAGACAACATCTTCATTGTGAAAAATGGAGTGCTGAAGACTCCCCCACGAGACGCTGGAATTCTCGAAGGAATCACTCGCAAAGTTGTCATCGAACTCGCCACTGAGGCGGGTATTGATGTCCGCGAAGAAGCGATGGTTCGTCATGACATCTACACTGCGGACGAGTGCTTTCTGACAGGATCTGCAGCTGAGGTCATCCCGGTTGTCGATCTCGATGGAAGAAAAATTGGAACTGGCACACCTGGCGAAATCACGAAGAAACTTCGTAAGCGATTTCAGGAATACGTCCGCGAAGCCTAA
- a CDS encoding non-heme iron oxygenase ferredoxin subunit — translation MSDHFEKVGLVSEIPDVGRLSVILGDEVSALVLRAGDDFYCVEDICTHDGQPMTDGDFDGCELTCPRHGAKFNVKTGAATQMPATEPVRTFPVEIRNGEIYVEYDD, via the coding sequence ATGAGTGATCATTTCGAAAAAGTGGGACTGGTTTCCGAAATCCCGGATGTGGGGCGACTTTCGGTCATCTTGGGAGATGAAGTTTCTGCCCTCGTTTTGCGGGCAGGGGATGATTTCTACTGTGTGGAAGATATTTGTACTCATGACGGTCAGCCGATGACTGATGGGGATTTCGATGGTTGTGAGCTAACGTGCCCACGTCACGGCGCGAAATTTAATGTCAAAACTGGCGCAGCGACGCAAATGCCGGCAACGGAACCTGTCAGAACCTTCCCTGTTGAGATTCGCAATGGGGAGATTTACGTCGAATATGACGATTAA
- a CDS encoding FHA domain-containing protein, with the protein MILVSLDDGAPIIINKAVVFFGRSHECDIVLAQSRKVSRKHCCLAQINESYLVRDLGSMNGVRVNEQKADPELPLEVGDELWVGDVGFRFQPHSSDQGVPVQRPENTISETSEKMAPKKDAPNKFLNVAPPSLEHPVAIPEESKEFIIEESIQQQIIDSDEE; encoded by the coding sequence ATGATTCTTGTATCGCTGGATGATGGGGCACCAATCATCATCAACAAAGCTGTGGTGTTTTTTGGTCGCAGCCACGAGTGCGACATCGTTTTGGCTCAGAGCCGAAAAGTCTCTCGAAAGCACTGCTGTCTGGCTCAAATCAACGAGAGTTACCTCGTGAGAGATCTGGGGAGCATGAACGGTGTGCGGGTCAACGAACAAAAAGCGGACCCGGAACTCCCTCTGGAAGTTGGGGATGAGCTATGGGTTGGCGATGTCGGCTTTCGATTTCAGCCACATAGCTCTGATCAGGGAGTGCCAGTTCAGCGCCCCGAAAATACCATCTCGGAAACGTCAGAGAAGATGGCACCGAAGAAGGATGCACCAAACAAGTTCCTGAATGTCGCTCCACCCAGTCTGGAGCATCCTGTGGCGATTCCTGAGGAAAGCAAAGAATTCATTATCGAAGAGTCGATTCAGCAGCAGATTATCGATTCAGATGAAGAATGA
- a CDS encoding Flp family type IVb pilin — translation MNTQTLAKLKSFLKDESGPTSVEYAVMLALIIGICIVSVRALGNSQSGMWGNTTNKLEEVGFIE, via the coding sequence GTGAATACTCAAACCCTGGCTAAGCTAAAGTCCTTTTTGAAGGATGAAAGTGGCCCAACATCTGTTGAATATGCCGTGATGCTGGCATTGATCATCGGAATTTGTATCGTCTCCGTTCGCGCGCTTGGAAACAGCCAATCGGGAATGTGGGGCAACACTACAAATAAACTTGAAGAAGTTGGGTTTATTGAGTAG
- a CDS encoding Hsp20/alpha crystallin family protein has translation MPIFRWGSALEAFRDLEREVDRWVRGIDIVFENPRFGRPFPSVNLYEIGDEYLITAELPGTEAKDLDLSVANGLVTMKGTRDTLGEISEDRFRRSERLSGTWERTITVPERIDDDNIRAELTDGLLKLYLPKAPSVERKQIHVIGGKSEDEQSTESRSMEVQSEKEGTNDE, from the coding sequence ATGCCTATATTCAGATGGGGAAGTGCTCTGGAAGCATTCCGCGATCTTGAACGTGAAGTGGATCGCTGGGTAAGGGGAATTGATATTGTCTTCGAGAACCCACGGTTCGGTCGACCATTTCCCTCGGTCAATCTTTATGAGATTGGTGACGAATACCTCATCACAGCTGAACTTCCCGGAACAGAGGCCAAAGACCTGGATTTGAGTGTTGCCAACGGATTGGTCACGATGAAGGGAACCCGGGATACCCTGGGTGAAATCTCAGAAGATCGGTTCCGTCGTAGCGAGCGTCTCTCTGGAACATGGGAGCGAACCATCACCGTTCCCGAACGAATCGATGATGACAATATTCGAGCCGAACTGACTGACGGACTTCTCAAGCTTTATCTTCCGAAAGCACCCTCGGTCGAGAGAAAACAGATTCATGTTATTGGGGGCAAGTCGGAAGACGAACAGTCTACCGAGTCTCGGTCCATGGAAGTACAGAGTGAGAAGGAGGGAACGAACGATGAATGA
- a CDS encoding Hsp20/alpha crystallin family protein has protein sequence MNELPTPEDQQEIADSLQKRWVRTPPIDIFETEDGLVLRADLPGVSSENLELQVQDNRLTLFGRVIEELPENAVLMHQEYNHGDFLRSFILSDDVDHDRISAKLTNGVLEVTLPKVPRAEPRKISIQTD, from the coding sequence ATGAATGAACTCCCTACTCCTGAAGATCAGCAAGAAATCGCTGACTCTTTACAGAAACGATGGGTCCGGACACCTCCGATCGACATCTTCGAAACGGAAGATGGCCTGGTACTTCGCGCAGACTTGCCGGGTGTCTCATCAGAAAATCTGGAGCTGCAGGTTCAAGACAATCGGTTAACCCTGTTTGGACGTGTGATCGAGGAACTTCCCGAGAATGCCGTCCTGATGCACCAGGAATACAATCATGGTGATTTTCTTCGCTCGTTCATTTTGAGCGATGATGTCGACCATGATCGCATTTCCGCCAAGCTGACGAATGGTGTCCTCGAAGTGACGTTACCAAAAGTTCCGCGTGCTGAGCCGAGGAAAATTTCAATTCAAACGGACTGA
- the bioA gene encoding adenosylmethionine--8-amino-7-oxononanoate transaminase, protein MTTPTTPEQLRQWDNDHVWHPFTPMQAYREEDAPIIERGEGFSLFDVNGTEYLDGISSLWCNVHGHQVPEIDAAIKEQLGKIGHSTLLGLSSTPSIELAKKLVELTPENLTKVFYTDSGATAVEAALKIAYQYHQQKKSGPEDRRLFGTVRGAYHGDTIGSVSVGSMELFHSIYGKLLFETVTVPSPAVLHRPDGTSAADSIQHCFDEAERIITEHGDQLAAFIVEPLVQGAAGILVHPQGYLKHLRELTSRHGIPLIADEVAVGFGRTGTLFACEQEEVQPDLMCVAKGLTGGYLPVAATLASDEIFEAFLAEPAAGKTFFHGHTFTGNPLGCAAALASIELFEQNSILEKTQQNAAIMAEKLKPLADHPNVGEVRQKGIMVGIELVARRDPVEAYPTTQRTGHLVTLAARKRGAILRPLGDVVVLMPAPAMPRELVERLCDIAVDAIVEVTESVRLN, encoded by the coding sequence ATGACGACACCAACAACTCCGGAACAACTCCGACAATGGGACAACGACCACGTCTGGCATCCCTTTACGCCGATGCAAGCTTACCGTGAAGAAGATGCTCCGATCATTGAACGAGGAGAAGGCTTTTCGCTCTTCGACGTCAACGGAACCGAATACCTTGATGGGATCTCTTCGCTCTGGTGCAATGTTCACGGTCATCAAGTCCCCGAAATTGATGCTGCCATCAAGGAGCAACTCGGAAAGATCGGTCACTCAACTCTGCTGGGGCTCTCGTCCACACCCAGCATTGAACTGGCGAAGAAACTCGTTGAGCTGACACCTGAGAATCTCACCAAAGTTTTTTACACCGACAGCGGAGCCACTGCAGTCGAAGCAGCGCTGAAGATTGCGTATCAGTACCATCAACAGAAGAAATCGGGACCGGAAGATCGGCGCTTGTTTGGGACCGTGCGAGGGGCGTACCACGGAGACACCATCGGCTCGGTCAGTGTCGGCAGCATGGAACTGTTCCATTCCATCTACGGAAAGCTGCTGTTCGAAACAGTCACAGTCCCGTCACCAGCGGTGTTGCATCGTCCAGATGGAACCTCAGCCGCGGACTCAATCCAACACTGCTTCGACGAAGCTGAACGCATCATCACGGAACATGGAGATCAACTTGCTGCTTTTATTGTTGAACCTCTCGTCCAAGGTGCTGCCGGTATCCTTGTTCACCCTCAGGGTTATCTAAAGCACCTCCGCGAACTCACTTCCCGTCATGGAATCCCGCTCATTGCTGACGAGGTTGCTGTTGGATTCGGCCGAACAGGGACTCTGTTTGCGTGCGAACAAGAAGAGGTCCAACCGGACCTGATGTGTGTCGCCAAAGGCCTCACCGGTGGCTATCTTCCGGTTGCTGCAACATTGGCGAGCGACGAAATTTTCGAGGCGTTTCTGGCTGAACCGGCAGCCGGAAAAACATTCTTCCACGGTCACACATTCACAGGCAATCCACTCGGTTGTGCAGCCGCGCTCGCTTCCATTGAGTTGTTCGAACAGAACTCGATCCTTGAGAAGACTCAGCAGAATGCGGCGATCATGGCAGAAAAGCTGAAGCCTCTGGCGGACCATCCGAATGTCGGAGAGGTTCGACAAAAAGGAATCATGGTCGGGATTGAACTGGTCGCCCGTCGCGATCCTGTCGAAGCGTACCCCACGACACAAAGGACCGGTCACCTGGTGACTTTAGCTGCCCGAAAACGCGGCGCGATCCTTCGTCCGCTCGGAGATGTTGTCGTGCTGATGCCCGCCCCGGCGATGCCACGAGAGTTAGTAGAAAGACTGTGTGACATTGCCGTCGATGCCATCGTCGAAGTGACGGAATCAGTCCGTTTGAATTGA